The following nucleotide sequence is from Nothobranchius furzeri strain GRZ-AD chromosome 6, NfurGRZ-RIMD1, whole genome shotgun sequence.
TGACCCAGTTTTGGAGCGGATGCTCAGAATAGACATGAACCCGGTCCAGGATGAACTGTTACCAGAACCTGTTCTTGTCCTCTAGCTACAACATAAGAACATCATGACCAGAGAGCTGAACTTCAGGTACACCGAGGGTCAGAGGTCACTCACCTGATCTGTGACATCATAAACCACTATGATGCCATGAGCTCCTCTGTAGTAGCTGGACGTGATTGTCCGGAACCGCTCCTGACCAGCTGTGTCCCACTGAGGGGGCAGAACACACACAAGCTCAAaatacataacacacacacacacacacacacacacacacacacacacacacacacacacacacacacacacacacacacacacacacacacacacacacacacacacacacacacacacacacacacacacacacacacacgtctcccTACAATCTGCAGCTTGATGGTCTTCCCATCCAGCTCGATGGTTCTGATCTTGAAGTCCACTCCGATGGTGCTGATGTAGCTCTCGGTGTACGTGTCATCCTGAGTCAAACACAAACAGGTGAGTAAGGTTCCCGCAGCCTACCAGCTGCCTGCTGTGCTGCAGGTGGAGTACTTACAGCAAAGCGGAGGAGGAGACAGGATTTTCCCACTCCGGAGTCTCCGATCAGCAGCAGCTTAAATAAATAATCACTGAGGACACAAAACAGAACATGAATATTTATGAGGGGTGTCATCGACCAATCACCTTTAGGCTTCGAGGCGTGTCATCACACTCCAACTCTAAAAACGTTTTAAAACATTCCGAAACCTGTAATATTGCATGGGTTCGTGCTAAAATCCACATAGAGAAAGAGGTTCTGTTCAACCACCACTAAGAGTTTTACAGAACACATCAAATGGAAAGATCTTTCGTGCTGCATTCTGGTTTATTTGTAAAGATCTCCACAAAAGTGGCTAGACTGGAGCTCCAAACCATGACAGGACCTCTGCCGTGTCTCACCGATGCAAGGTCTACTTTCCTGGCCTCACCTAAACGTTCATCATGGACCCTGTTCTCTCTgatcacattaccccagtgctggctgctctgcactggctcccggtaaaatatcgagctcagtttaaaatcttaactctcgtttataaggccctccagggcagtgccccccccCGTATATTAttgcgcttttgaacaggtatgctccatctcgggctcttcgctcagccgagcaggaacttctggtggtcccccggtcgaagtttcgatcgaggggtagtcgtgctttttctatttttgctccaactctgtggaacgaattgccactgagcattaggcaggcaccatcccttcaagtctttaagtctcgtttaaagactcatttttatccgattgcgtttcagcgctagggtcacttgaattgccctaacattatggttttaactattcttctttttataccggatgcttgattttattttgtctgacatttgttttttttaatcgattggtcttattccaatatctcttatctgtaatgctgtttgcttgctattttacgattttatgtttttatcctgcttttatgcccatgtattgagaatgtttttcttttaatgatgttgttcagcaccttgggcttcggataatgttgtagaaggtgctctacaaataaaatttgattgattgattgattgatcctcAGTGAAGCTCTGACTCTGCACGTCAAGATCTGAATCTGCAAAGCTGGAACATATCTGAGGAAGTTTGTGATCTGCTGAAGGATGAATCTTCTCGAGTTCTGGGTCTTGTCTTTTTCCTGATAAAGATTCTTCATCAGTTTACTCTGATTGTGATGGACACTCAGGCCTGGAACCGGGTCAAAGACCAGCCAAGAGCCAAAGAAAAACTCCTTCAGAAATTCTAGAGAACTCCTGAAGCAGAACCACTTTAAAAGAATCATGAGAAGAAAATCTGAGAACAGAAAGAAATGAGGACTGGATGAGTTCTGGACCGAATCAGAACATTCGGGAGAGTATTTACAAACTGTATTAATTTCTAGTATGAGCTGGTTCTgactagaggccgaccgatatgttcaattttttctatatcggctgaaattatttttaaaagacgATACAAAAATTTTAAAAATCAGGCACCTTTTTCATTGTTTACACCTGAGGGAAAATTCCACCCATAAGTAAAATTGTGTCTGTtagatttcccagagttagataaatgAGAAAAAGGATTTTGTAGCTAACAagctcagtcattctcctgatctggaagcagtaagtttcgctttagcttagcataaaactatGAACTATTTATGTATAGTTTAGATTATATTTTTACTACAGTGTGGTAGGGTGCCTTACTTTGggagtttttttttacttgaagaTTCTTCCTCGACCTTTGCACCATTATTCTGGGTACTGCTTGATTTTCTTCATTTTAAACCCTTAAGAAAAAAACTCGAATCGGTTATATTTTCTACAGTTCTGTTTGCACATTGTTAAGGCTTTGAGTTTgtcttatatttgaagttcaataaagatTGAGAgatttgacttatttaatttctattgcacacagtgagtgttcagttgtctttcacatatatatatatacatatatatatatatatatatatatatatatatatatatatatataaatctttaaaaaaatctgtatcggcattggccttaaaaaaacatatcggtcggcctcttgTTCTGACCCATTCGTAACAGAACAGATGGACACTATTTAGAAAATAAAACTATGAAGTAGTTTACTTCTGCTGATGTTTGCCTGCTGGCCCTGTAATGTACCTGTCCAGGTGTAGCCCCGCCAGTCACCTGGTgactgataaatgacccgcacttgtacagcgccactcagagtaaggactccaaagcgctttacactacagtgtatcattcatccattcacacacacatgcactggtggggacgagctacgatgtagccacagctgccctggggtgcactgacagaggcgaggctgccagccACCGGCGCCtccgtccaccaccagcaggcaaggtgggttaagtgtcttgcccaaggacacagccgcagaagccgggatcgaacctacaaccttccgattacccgctcaacctgttgagctactgctgcccctgacgAAGAAAGACACCCGCTACCGGAGACCCCATTCaggaatataaataaataaataaagagttcTACTGCTGGACCAATCAGCTCAATATTCGGTTACTGTTTAGTCGGGACTTTAACTATCAAATTACAAAACCACTTCCTGTTAGCCGACACCTGGCACGACTCGGTTCGACCCGGTTTGGTCGGTTCATGTATGAAGCCACTGGTGCAGTCTGTCAGCTGAACGGAACCCTCCGAAAGTAACTAAGCAATCAGAGAGTAACCGCGCTGTCAGAGTACCGGTCCAACTCCCAACCCGcccgttaaattaaggttaacgcACCCATCACAGTAACCAACAACCCCGTCAGCCTAACTGTTAGCCTGCTGGGCTAGCTGCTAGCGCTACCAGAGTGAAAACATCGCTAACAGATTATTTCTTGACTATCATGGCGCTTTCCGGACCGGAACCCAACGATATCAACAGGACCAGATGTTAAACAACCTGGGATGACACCAAAATGTCTGAGCAGCTGTCAGCCAGCCTGCTGAACACCGACACCAGAGCCGCTGACGAGCCACTCCGCCCGAATAGCTCAGTTAGCCTCCCCGGCTGAATTGACAGCTGAACCGGTCCGGACACAACCAAAAGCCGAACTTACTATTCTGGATTCATCGTTGACTACCGGACGTCACCTGTCGTCGCCGTGGACGCAGTTGGAGGTTTTTTATGGTGGATTCTAACCGACTCCGGACTCTTCTTACAAATGATTTTTTTCGCCACGAACTAAAGTGGCAGAACAGCGTAATCGAATCAAATATGGCTGTCCGACTACAACTTACCCGGAAATACCAAACAGACGGAATCATGGGTACTGTAGTTTTAAGTCAGATACCCCACCatgagagaccctaagaagagctgtttcagtagaatgagctctacgaaaacctgactggaagctatcatagatgttatgttcatcaagagcagctgtgagttgtttagccacaaccttttccaagatcttggagatgaacggaagtttagagatgggtctgaagctgctatggagagaggggtcgagactcggttttttaagaagcgggtggattacagcgttcttaaagtaagcagggacctgaccagaaaccagagaagcattaattatagagagcacgctgggaccgatggactgaaaagcacttttaaacaaagatgagggtaagatgtggagggggcatgcagaggtcttcatagagttaactagtttggttaactcaggcaaagaaacaggagcaaagctatctaggatgatgggcctggttgtagtcgggagaggcggcgataaggctgaaggagagatgctagatctaaccttaacgCATTGCagccactgggggggggggggggggaattagtCAGATGTGTAATCCTACCCTAAAACGAACACAGGAGTGTGACCCAGAATTTGAAGCCCTCACTAGAGTAGTGTTTGTTATTGACCCTGTGGTGAACTCATGACATGTCCCAGGTAACTCCACCCCTCACCCGCTGACTGCTTGATGGGCCCCACTCCTCTGTAGGAGTCATTCAATGGTGAAGGAATATATTAACTAAGATTTAAGTGTTTATTTTCCAGATGTTGTCTTTGTACATGTTTTATTTGCgtacatcatttaaaaacaatttaaaaaattgaACTGAAGATTGTACATCATTGACCTGAtacgcgtctgtgtgtgtgtgtgttgtatattTGAGCATTACATTAGTAAATCTGTATAAACAGAGATTATAATAAACTGCACCTCTACAATTTTCTCCAGTTATTAATCTGTAAAATGGACACGACTCTTCAGAATGTCTCCTTTAACAGCTGAAGACGCATCGGACATCAGCACAGTTCACTTTTCAACACATAAACATCATGTGGCTCTACGTCTTTTCTTAGGGACACGTCTCTGTCTCTGTCCCTGACAGCAGACTGAGACAGAGGTACCGGTTCTGCCTCCAGCTGCTGTTCTCTAGCCTGATTTGTATGTTTTGGGTTTCACATCATGACGATAAATGACCCgcgcttgtatagcgcctttcagagtcagaggactccaaagcgctttacaccacagtgtacCATTCATCTGTCACCTTCACATGTCTAAAACTGAAACGTCTCCAAATGATGGCATGGACGTAAAACTTTTAGCTTCTCTGTTTGGAACATGGAGCTGTTCACTAGTGAGTCAGTAATGTACAATCTGGTGCACTATAGTGAACCGGTGTTCTGTCTGAATTTTATCAGATGAAACATTTTCACGTCCCCAGCTTCAGAAAGTTTCATTTAACAAGACTTTTGAGATTAGATACAGCAGAACAGATCTGAGACCAACACTCCAGGAAGTCCAGCTGCAAGCTGGTAGATAAAACAATCAAAATGAACAGTGAGAGTTAAAAATATCTGCTGAGGTGGGAAGAAATTCAACAAATGAGTTCActagataataaaaaaataagctaaattaaaacaaatactatctAATTCTTaaaattaacaaaaataaaaaacaaacatacccggaaataaaaacaaatcaaattaataaataataaaataaaacctaaTAAGAAGTTTCATAAGGATCGGTACCTGCTGCATCACCTACGGCTAAACTAGAAGCTAATCTAGGCTAACACACCTAACAGactcaaacaaacacacacacacacacacacacacacacacacacacacacacacacacacacacactaagcccAAGTGTAAATACAGGCCCAGAGCCGGAGCCAGCCCAAGGTATATACAAATTTAGCGACTGCGTTGGGTCCCCCATACCACCAGGAGGCCCCCAAGAGCACCAAGATGACATGAGGAAAAGAAAGATTTGataaatttaaatatttaaaattaaattaaaaaaatgtattatgTAAACTACTGTAAATTCATAATTCCATGCtttcttctttttaaacacagaaacagttttgtttacctgttttgtagctacagtttcgccgacggcgaaactgtagctacaaaacaggtaaacaaaactgtttctgtgttcaaaaagaatgaaagcatggaattagaaccacgacacagcaagaacacacctaagatactgTAAATTCAGAGTTGGTCTGCTGATGTTACTTtcatccaataacacattttggaaTGAAAGCAGCTATTGGACCGTCCAGTTTTCTGTTTCACCaaagcacttccctgggtcctccactcataacgCACTTGtgtgtttagcaacagaacatcGCTGGTGTGAGAGGATCTCCGCTCAATTATATCATAGAAGGAGAAAAGGCTGGTTGCTATCACTTCACATTTAGGACAACCTACCCATAAAGAAAATCGccgtttgaagtcacggacaacaaaagacgtagaaaacagcgactggtgtatcTCGTTTTTCCTCCGGCATCGCAAGTttccggttccagcagaagcatctcagcGAAGATACCTGAGGCGAGGAATGAGTGTTCCATGACTGTGTTTGCATTTAAACGTagtttgtttgcagatttgcaataACAGTTTTAAGGTGTCTGATCACTCTCAGCTGGAACAGAAGGTAGATAGTTTCTTTTATTACTTTTAAAGGCACAAACATCATGTTCATTTTTCATCTCAATAAATCCAACAGGTATAATATACACATATCTATACACACAAGGTTTATGTTTATgctgaaattattatttttttagatATTTGGTCCTCAGTAACAGAAAAAAAATGTTATCAGCATGTACAAAGTTTCACTTCTAGGAATTAGAACAACATCAATAAAAAATTCTTAGCAACCGTTTGTTGTGGTCCTTGTGGAGTGGGTGGGGCCTGTGACTCATCAGCCCACAGCTTTGTGTTTGCCGCCACAGCAGTGGCAGGCCACGCCACAGCGGTGACATGCCCTGAGGGGGGCGTAGCAGCACATGCAGGGCGCAACCAGGGACAGGCCTATCAAAGCCGTCCAGCGTAGGCAGAAACGTTCGTCACTGGTATCACAGGAGCACGGGTCTATATAGTCCCCCTCTGGGTCCGACATGCAGTGGTACAGCAGACTGTCGGCGCACCACATAAAACTTACTCGTCGGATGCAGGTCTGGACGGGGTCAGGGGCCTCCTGGCAGTGGCCACGCCCATTGTCCTCGCGGCTGAACATGTCCTGACAGTAGACACAGCGAAGATGCTTTGAGTCCTCCAGTTGCCATTTGTGTTTGGGTGGAAGGGCCCATGGTGGCAGCATCACCATTGACTTGTGACCTCCAGCCCGCTCCAGGCAACCGTGTTTACCATCATACCGCTGCACATTACAGCCTAGCGGGTACGGATAGGTGTAGTCACGTTTCGGTGGTTCACTCTTGGTGAAATGTACGCAGGCATCAGGGTTGTATGGCTGCACCAGATGGTCACGCGCTGGATTGGCGTGTCGGTAGTCCTCATAGCCAGTGACCCAGGTCCGCTTGGGAGGGTTAATACATACGATTTCCTCTTCTTCCACAGGGAAGCTGACACGATGAGGAAACATGTGAAGTGCCTGAGAGGCCCAAAGGACAAAATTAGGTCCAGAAATCAGAGGAgtcaaatttaaaaaatgtttttgtttcaaaCGGGTCACGAGCTGGAGCCGGACCTGGTGCTCGAGCTGGTGCCAGCGTCACATGACAGAAAGGAAAAACAGAACATTTCCTTTGTTGCCTTTTAGGTTTTGACTAAAACAGAAGATGAAATAAAATGGATCTTGGGTAAAGCTGCTTACTCGATTAAGAGCGTAGGGGTCCAGGGGCCGGTGCTGTTCAGAGAAGTGCTCCAGAATACAGTGGTGCCGACGGGGTTCACTGAACGTCTCTCTCCTCTGAGAGGAGTTGGAGGAGCTGTCTGTCGCAGTCTGCATAGAAGAGTAAAGGTAAGCATGAAGACTATGGGTAAAGCTTCTACAGGCCTGAACGGGACCCAGGCTGTTGGGTCAAACTACAAAAGATGTTGGTATAAAAGCCAGCCACTGACAGTCCAAATAACCAAAACACACACAACTACAAGTCCAACATTGCCAAAATTGTCAGCTTCTCCATGACCATTGACAACACCACGGTTACCCCCACCCCTCGggttaagagtctgggtgtcgTCCTCGACAGCTCTCTCTCGTTTCAGGCTCACATCGATAACATAACCCGGTCTGCATATTTCACCTCCGACCCATAAATCGTCTCCGCCCTTCCCTTACGTCTAACGCTACAGCCATCCTAGTCAGTAGCCTTGTTACCTCCCGCCTTGACTGCTGTAATTCACTTCTGTACGGTCTCCCTAGCAAACTCACTCATAAACTCCAACTAGTTCAGAATCCAGCAGCACGTGTTATTAGTAGAACGGACactttccaccacatcaccccggtcctTCAGCAGCTTCATTGGCTTCCCATAAAATTCTGATCCATCTTTAAAATTCTACtccatacattcaaagccatccattccACATCCCCTCCATACATTACCAGCCTCATTACCATTGCTACACCCTGCCGTTCTCTCagatcctcctcctccatccatctggtgATTCCCTCATTCCACCTCAGCACCACGGGGAGTAGGActttcagctgctctgctcccCATCTCTGGAGCTCTCTGTCTCCTGACATCAGAAACACCGATAGCTTCAACCtcttcaaaaccaaactcaaaacccATTTGTTCCAAACCACTTATTGTTTGTGATTTCatctattttattctgttttcttgtcctttagttgttttatttgtatttttattgtgTTCTGTGTTCTTTctcctgtaaagtgaccttgggtgaccTGACAGgcgctttttaaataaaatgtattattattattattaactaggAATTACCTTGAGAACGTGGTCCTAAACCCCACCATGTCCGACCCACATCAATGGTTCACAGCTCTGAGCAGCCTAGGAGGACATTCACAACCATAATCCCAGAATTCTGATCGGGACTTCCTCCCAAAATATTCTTGGAGTGCAGATGGACCCATACTTTGGCTCCACCGGTCACTAAGCACCAGTGTTCCACAGAGCCCTATGCTGAGCCCATGTTGTTCTCCCTTTGAAACCATTATGGGTCCCTGGACTGCTCTAACAGAAACCCAGTCCACCCTGCCTTTCAGGCTCAAACACATCCAAGGAAACCAGGTTCAGATTTTTCCAGCTTTTTAAAGGTATCTCCAGAACTAACGTACCTTCCGACACTGAAGGCAGCAGGTGTTgatgcactaaaacaaacatacatTGAGATCATCTTTGCCACCTTTGGTTTCTTAATTCTACAACTTTATCTGGGACAGGTCAGAACTGCAGCAAGCCAGTCCAGAACTTGTCTCTGGAACAGATGTGGGCCTGGAGGCAGAAGACCTGTTCCATCAGAACTCTGAATCAAACCTGTACCACTACAGAGCCAGGCTTTTGGACCGGGTGCTGACTAGATTCTGGAAGCTCCCCTACCTTTTTTGGTTCTGAAGCAAACAGAGTCCATTTTTCCCAGAAAAAACCTGGAATTCTGATCCATTTGATTTATAGTCTTACTGTTGTtcaggacaggatttctaggcgtagccgtggtgttgagtgtgtggagtttggtggcacctgggtcaggagagaggtcctgcctcaagtggaggagttcaagtattttggagtcttgttcacaagtgagggaaggagggagcgggagatcgacagacggattggtccggcgtctgcagtgatgcggacgctgaaccgctctgttgtggtgaagaaggagctgagctggAAATCAAGGCtctagatttaccggtcgatctaccatccagtcctcacctatggtcatgagctttgggtaatgaccgaaagaacaagatcgcggatacaagcggccaaaatgagttttatgtttatgtttatgtatttggccGACGCTTTTGTTCAAagagacttacaagtgataatcggcatgttgcccttgaggctaacaacaacaataacaacaacttgacatcaatcatggagagtagggaacaaggagtggacagtagagaggggggacgggtgcagggagggtgctagttaataagatgctctctgaagagcagggtcttcaggagtttcttgaaaattgaaaaggaagctcctgttctggtagtgttaggaaggtcattccacatttgtggaacgatgcatgagaagagtctggattgtcctgagcgtggtgtgcactgctagctgacgatcctgtgatgaccggagcggccgggccgagacgtaagcctttgcaagaggattcaggtagatgggagccgtaccatcttggactttgtatgctagtgttagcagtttgaatttgatgcgtgctgctagcggtagccagtggagctcaatgaacagaggggtgacgtgtgctgtttttggctgattgaagaccagacgcgccgctgcgttctggaccatttgaagaggtttcacagtacagcctggaagaccagttagaaggacgttgcagtaatcgaggcgggagacgacagtagattgcaccaggagctgggtggcatgttgtgttaggtatggtctgatctttcgtatgttatacagcgcaaagcggcatgaacgagcaacagaggcaacatgatctttaaaggtcaggtgttcatcaatcacaacacccagatgtcgaactgcctttgaaggagccagagataggaagtccagACTGTGTTCtcaagttttctccacagggtggcaaggctcagccttagggatagggtgaggagctcggacattcgggagagactcgcAGTAGAGCCGCTGCTTCCCCCTGTCGAGAGGAGtccgttgaggtggtttgggcatcttgttaggatgcctcctggacgcctccccagggaggtgtttcaggcatgtcctgccagaaggaggccccctggtcgacccaggacacgttgcagaaagtacatctccaatctggcccaggaacgccttggggtcctactggaggagctggtggaggtggctggggagaagacAGTCTGGAACTACCTAGTTGGaatgctgcccctgcaacccggacccggataggcggaagaagacgagacgagacaacgAGACTGTGGTTAAGGCCCATCCCAGGTGAAGCCCAGATGAGTCGGCACCATTTCTGGACCAGGTCAACATCAGGCTTTATCATACATTCTTCTCATTATCATCTGGAATCACTTTAATTCAGATTCAACATCTCCAGATAAAACCACGCTAATCGCAGGAACACAAGTCTCCACCATATACCCACCGTGAAGACGTCATCGTCACCAAGCTCCGCCTCATTCTGCAGCGTTGATGAGGACGTGGTCGACCCTGGAAAGCAGAAAACACACGGTGACACCAGAACCACACCtcatgatgtttgtgtgtgtgcaagcatgcgtgtgtgtgtgtgtgtgcgagcgatgCTCTACCTTCTGTCAGGTCCTCCAGAGCCTTCCTAACTCCACGGTTGAACGTCCGAGCATCTGATGGGCTTTGGAAAGTCAAACCACACTTCCTGTTGTCGACCTTCCAGTGATGGAAAGTGGGAGTGGCCTTCGTGTAGACCAAGTCCTTCTTTAGGATGCACTCCAGAATCACCTATCAATCAAAGAGTCAACAGGTGACAGAGAAAGTTGGACGGAGTTAGCTTAGCATCTGCTAGCATCTGCAGAGGGGACAAAGGAGCTCATAGACACAGTTGGAGTGTTTGAACCTCCATCATGACGTCCACCTAAAcctctgtttattggtctcaGACTCCCCACCTAAACCTCCTGCCAGTGCTTGAGCCTCACCTGTCGGTCTTTGAGGCGCTCTCCGCGGATGAGGAAGGTGTTGTGTCCCAGCGCTCCGTGCGGCAGTAGTCTGCACACACCCACTCTGCTGAGGCAGCCATCTTGAGCTAACCAGCCCCCGCTGGACTCATCTCTTGTCATCACTACTGCTTTGACACGCACAATGTAGCTATCACTGTAGAAAAAgagtcaatcaatcagtcaaactttatttataaagcactttcctCTGCCTTTACGGAAGCCCGGGGCGCTCAACAACACGTACAAAATGGCAGGTTGATCATTAAAAGAGGCAACAAAAAAGATTAAAATACAATTAAAAGGTATTCACAACAAACAAAATAGCATTACTCAATTTAAAACAGCCAATAAAGATCATGAACCATGTTGCATAAAAGCCAGATGATAAAGATTGGTCTTCAGATGATGCCTAATAATGGTGCCTGTTTAACAGCAAGTGGCAACTCATTCCAAAGAGTTTTAGCCATCACTGACAACTCGTGAAAAACCTGTGTTAGGAGCGTGGAAGGGAACAACCAACAACTCCTGCTCTGCCGAGCAAAGAGCTCCAGATGGGGAACGCCTTTGTAGCAATGCAGCCAGGCATGGAGGAGCACAACCCTGTAAGGTGAAGGATCCGTCAGAGGAAGGTTCTGGTCCCAGAACGTTGCCTCTGACAGAGACGTTTGTGGATGAGACTGAGAGAATGGAGCACATCACAGAGGTGAGAGTTCACATCTGCATTCTCTAGGATTGGTACAACGGTGAAACCAGCAAGGGACTCAGACGCTAGACTTCATGACAGATCTGACTGGACACAGGTCGGACCAAAGACAGGTCTGACACGACATCTTGACAGAGACAGGTCTTACTGgtccttgcttagtatgaggattgctgtatagtcactgacactagtcagtgacttgatgcaatttgctgggttccttatataggaaacattatttctgattggcttaatgaactgagctgtactggaatgtttattaagtgaagtgccttgagacgactcttgtcgtgatttggcgctatataaataaacttgaactggtGACTGGGCTGATTGTAGACAGTTGTGGACACAAAGGTTTTTGATTGGTCTGTATTCCTCTATGCATGTATTCTTGAAAATCTTCTCCAGTTACTGAATGTGAATTTTCTAACGTCTGCCTTTTACCCTATTCACTAAGCTCTAATATGCTCCAGCATCAGTTTTCCTACCTTCATATGCTCAGATGTAATTGTTGTTCTAATACCTCCGAGACATCTCAGCCaggtcatgtttgtaaatgaAAACGTAGCCTTGCTTTGACCTCTACTGACTGCCTATCGTTTACTGATGACACTCAGGTTTCACTCTTTGATTTGTTCCCGACAGGAAATCGTAGAGGACAGTTTTCCTTGTGTCGCTGACCTCATCGGCAGTGAAAGGAGACAGCAGCAGCGCTACAACAGGTCATGACTTGGTGTGTAACTATGGCCAAATTATCTGGAAACAATCCTAAACCAACCTGGGGTCAGACGTTCACCTGCAGGTCAGTCTGCACAGAA
It contains:
- the spred2a gene encoding sprouty-related, EVH1 domain-containing protein 2, which gives rise to MTEDTRPDDDSYIVRVKAVVMTRDESSGGWLAQDGCLSRVGVCRLLPHGALGHNTFLIRGERLKDRQVILECILKKDLVYTKATPTFHHWKVDNRKCGLTFQSPSDARTFNRGVRKALEDLTEGSTTSSSTLQNEAELGDDDVFTTATDSSSNSSQRRETFSEPRRHHCILEHFSEQHRPLDPYALNRALHMFPHRVSFPVEEEEIVCINPPKRTWVTGYEDYRHANPARDHLVQPYNPDACVHFTKSEPPKRDYTYPYPLGCNVQRYDGKHGCLERAGGHKSMVMLPPWALPPKHKWQLEDSKHLRCVYCQDMFSREDNGRGHCQEAPDPVQTCIRRVSFMWCADSLLYHCMSDPEGDYIDPCSCDTSDERFCLRWTALIGLSLVAPCMCCYAPLRACHRCGVACHCCGGKHKAVG